A stretch of DNA from Globicephala melas chromosome 4, mGloMel1.2, whole genome shotgun sequence:
aaatttGCTGTCTTATATGGTTGCAGTTCATggtaccccaaaacaattacagtagTAATATTAAAGATCACAGATcttcataataaatataataatgaaaaaatttgaaatattacaagaattaccaaaatgtgacatagagaCATGAGGTAAGcaaatgctcttggaaaaatGATGCCAGTAGACTTGCTTCACTCagcgttgccacaaaccttcaatttgtaaaaagtacaataaagcaaagcacaataaaacaaggtatgcctgtgtaCCACTCCACAGGTAGTGTGAATACattataatagcaaaataatcctaattcctcccttcccttgtttcattgctgtcattcatttcacttgtatatatgcatatataagcacatatacatatatacacatatatatgtacattttatatgtacacacataagTATACATAATCAAAAAcgttattgtaattattttgaataaattgcTAGCTGTTAGAAGAATTATGAAAAATCAGTTTTTAGTTGgtcttcacttattcattctctgATATTCTTTATGTAGATATGAGTTTAACCTAtatcatttcccttctctctgaagaatttaacatttcttgcaacaTAGGTCTACTGGCAAGAAAGTCcctccatttttgtttgtctgagagtgtttttatttctccttcacttctgaAGTATATTTCAAAGGGTACAGAGTGCTAGGATAATAGGGtttggttgttgtttgtttgtttttctgaacactttaaatatttcattccatTCTCTTTTTGCTTCTGTGATTTCTGGGGACAAGTTGGTTGTGACTCTTATCTTTGTTGCTCTATAGTTAAGGGTTTTTTCCTTCCAGCTTCTTGCAAGATTTTTCCTTTAGCTTTGATTTTCTGAAGTTTCAATACCAATCTGTAGTGGTTTTGctggcatttatcctgcttggtgttctctgagcttcctggatctgtggtttggtgtctgacatttaatctggggaaattctcagtcattgttGTTACACATagttcttctgttcctttctctcttttccttctatttccatTATGTGTATGTTATACCTTTTATAATTGTTCTACATTTTTTGGATATTCTGTACTATTTTTTGTAATTCGTCGTTCTCTTTGCTTTCCAGTTTTGGAATTCCCATTGTCATCAAGTTCAGAGATTATTTCCTCTGCTGTATCTATTCGCCTAATGAGCCCATCAAATGTCTTTATTGATCTCTAGTATTTCTTTCTGatactttcttagaatttccGTCTCTCTACTTCGTGTTCTTGCATGTCCTGTTTTTGCATGTTGTCTACATTTACCATCAaggcccttagcatattaatcacagtttttttcaaattactgttgtgataattccaacattcctACCATATCTGACTCTGGTTCTGATGATTGTCATTCCTCTTCAAACagtattttttgccttttagtatgccttgtaatttttggtTGAAAGGTGGATGTGATGTACCAGGAATTGAAGTATGTAGGTCTTTAGTGTTGTGGTGGTAACATgtggaggaggagagggcagcaTTTGAAAGTTCTGTGATTAGGTCTCCCTTTTCTCATGAGTCTGTGTGCCTCGACTGTGAAGTTCACTGGTACTTCTCAgtattcccccccacccccaccccttaggtggtacAGGATGGTTAGAGGGGGCTGGAGTTGGGTGTTTCCCTTTCCTCAAGTTGGTCaggctctgataaaaccccaGCAGGTTAAGTTTTGGTAAAATAGTTTCTCCTGGGGGTGGCGGGTGGGGGTGGTTGTTGAGAAGACAGAATCCTctagcatatttcaaaatggtttcttttcctttggccagttctgatgaaaaaaaaaaaagttgcccaAAGATAACATTTTCAGCTGAAAACCTgaacagtacttttttttttgctgactcCTCCTGGAATCACCTCTCTCGTTTGGTGGGTACTTTTTACAGAGCAATGAGGTTTCCCAAAATGGAGCCTTTCTCTGGGCTGTTTGGTTCTCAGGAAGGCAGACCCATACCTTTTCCCCTCCTCTGCGGAGAGGGCAATATGCGTTAAGCTGAAAAGTTACCTTCCAAAAGTGAGACAGGGATTAGACTGCTGCTTCAGAACTATGGAATTATCTGGAATGTTTTACAAATGGCTGctacatcaacaacaaaaaaggtaattataaaatatgtacatcACAGCATGCTTTTGAAGACACTTTGCTCACATTCCCTTAAACGGTTGTTCCCAAAAGTGCTCAGCCTCTAGTCCAACTGGAATCTCTGGAGAGATTCAGATTCAGAGACAGTTTGGTGAAAAGGacacaggggagggggtgggagacgTGATGAAAGGAGAAAGCAGCCTTCCAGTTAGAGATCAGCCAACAGTTTCAAGGTCAGCTTCGCGCAGCCTGGCCTCAGTGGAGTCGGGGTCAGAGGGAGGGGCAGCGCAGGGCGGGACTAGGGCACCCTACATCTCATCCAGGTCAAGCAGAGTCTGGTGCAGCATCCTTTGTGTACAGAGGTGCTCCTCTTTGGTGCATTTCAGTTTATCTTCCAAATCTTCAACTGTCTTTTCCAGCTTGGCTGCGATCTCTCAGCAAACTCAGCATGGGTCTCTGCCTCCTTGAGTTTATCAGTAAGAATCTATCTCTTCCTcacatttgtcttctttttgagaGTCCTTTTTTTCAGCAGCACTCAGACACTTCAGCTTCTGGTCCACCAATCTGATCTGCTCATCCGTCTCTGGGCAACGGTACTCTGCCAGCTCAGCTCGCTCCTCTGTGCCTTCCAAGTCTCCCTCAATAATCACCAGCCTAAGAGCCACCTCTTCGTACTTCCTACCTGCCTCTTCTGCAATGTGCTTAGCTTCTTCGAGTTGGATTTCCTGGAGgtccattttttcttcctcttttaaggCTCGGTTTTCAGCGACCTTCATGGCTCTCTCGCTGTCATCAGCAGCTTTCTCGGCTTCCTCCAGCTTTTGCAGGGCAGTGGCCAGGCGCTGTTGAGCGCGGTCCAGCTCCTCTTCAACCAGCTGGATCCTACAGTTCAAGGAGGCCGCCTCAGCCTGTTCCCAGGCCACCTTTCTCCCTCCACTTCCGTGGGAGGCGCTCAGCCCTTTCCTCCACGTCACCGGCCTGCTGCTGCAGAACATGGGTCTCGCACTTCACCGCCTCATTGGTGACCCCCGCCGTGGTGCCCACCCGACCTCTGCTCGCCTTCGGGTTCCTGCCTCCTCTGCCCAGAGTTGCAGCCGCTTCTCACCCCTACTTCCCCTGGAGCCCCTGCTTTTGGATTCGTGTACAGGACCTGAACATGCCACCATGGCCACTTTGTTCATTAGCCCATTGTGCAAGCAGTGAACTGAGCAAGGAGAGAAGCTGGCTGACACCTAGAAAATAAGTCATTCTATCTACCTGGTTATTAGGAGTCTCTTTGTGGCATAATGTGGCAGTGATCCATTTCTATAGGACCCAATATAGCATACTACAAAACTGTCTTTGACTTGAGTTCAAGGTCCTTCTTTCTCCCTCAGTTGGAATAGGTGTGGACTGAGAGAGTTGCATCAATGCAGCAGAGGCAGGCGATATGGAGGTCTAGGCCAACAAGTCAtattttttttgcatcttctggATTACTTGAGTCTCCCTAAATCTACCATTTCTTTCATGCAATAGTTTGCTTCTTTGACTCTCAACCTTCTTCTGGGAGTTTCTGTTAACACTAAGCTCATGACGGGCAGCTCCAATTGCACAGTTACTTGGTGTACCATTGTCAGGCTCTCAGGCTTTACTTCAGAGTGTATGGCCCTTCATGTTCCAGACCACTGGACCCCTAAAAATTTCACTGATGTTGCAGACCCCTTGATCATCAAGGACTTACTGCCTACCCTCTGACACATATGTGTTTTAATACGGCATTTGAATTACTTGACCTGTTCTCCTTATTAGGTCCAATTAGTAAAAGGTCAATCAGTGTAGAAGGCTAGCATGATGCACGGTGGAACAGCAAGATGATGGAGATCGCTATAGAATAGACCATGACAGACAGCAGAAAATTAACACAGACCTAGAGCAAGATAGTGAAGACTTCCTGCTGTCCTTGAAATGTGAAGATGAGCTGCTTTTGATCCTCTCTATTGATGAGAATCAGGAATAAAGCATTTAGCAAAACAGTAGTCACAAATGAAGTGCCAGAGATTGAGTTGATCTGCTCCCATAAAATTCATATCTAGCGCAGAAACTATAATTGGGGATACTATTTTAAGTTTATAGTAgtcccctggcacccaccatgaTCCACATGATTTTTTTGCAGAGGCCAGGTAGGTGAAATAACTAGGTATATTATGGGAATCACCATCCCTGAATCTTTTAAGCCTTTTTTTGGTACTAATTTCTGCAATTTGTCTGGCAGGTGATATTGCTTCTGATGTACTGTCCTGGCTTGGAGGGAAGGTGCCCTGCACCTTTTTAAATCATAATGTTCCTTAATTCATAGGTCAGGAAACCAAGGGCAAACTTCTAAGTATATCTATCCCATTAGGCATTCAGAGACTAGAGATACAGAAACAGAGCGGGTCCTTGGATCTATTGGATCCATTGTGAGATGCACTTGAACCCAAACACCATTTACAATCTGGTATCTATAAGGCTCCCTTTTAACTGGAGGACCATGGTGGTGTTTGGGGTTCTCTAATATTGTTGTCAGCTGTGATCTCATTCTAACTATCCTCAAGACatctggggacttccttggtggtccggtggttaagactctgcacttccactgcagagggcacaggtttgatccctggttgaggaactaagatcccacatgcctcgtggtgcagcaaaaaaaaaaatctgggtatTCCCTTTTCTTCAGCACACAATTACTCTGGCTTTGAGGAAAGGTTAGAGAGATACTTGCCATGCTGTGGTGGCATTGTGGCGATCCAATATTCCCTTTAATCAATGGGCTCTGGCTCTGTGAACTGGCTTGGATCTAGTAACTGGAAATTTCAGTTTTCCATCAGTGTCTGACATCAGCTTTATGATCATCAGTTTTGAATTCCTTTTGGTTGTACAAATCAAACAAAAGCCTAGTCAATGGTCTTTAAACTTTAGTTAAAAGatagattggggcttccctggtggcgcagtggttgagagtccgcctgccaatgcaggggacgcggtttcgtgccccggtctgggaagatcccacatgctgcggagcggctgggcccgtgagccatggccgctgagcctgcacgtccggagcctgtgctctgcaacaggagaggccacaacagtgagaggcccgcataccgcaaaaaaaaaaaaaaaaaaaaagatagattgtTGGGCCACATCCCCAGAATTTTTATAttagtaggtctggagtggggttTGAGAATTTTCCTTTCAAAGAAGTTCCTAGGTGATGCTAAAGCTGTTGATCTTAGGACAACACTTTGACAAACAATGCTCTTAGATGGTGGTTTGTCTATGTTACCTTTGGGAAAACCATCATCAGTTTGAGGTAATAATCACTTTGGGCCAAGGCACtttgattgccattctgaccatACTACTCAGTTTAGTAATTATATCTCCCCTGGCTTCTGCCTTTCCAGAATCCCAATATCTCCATTGATATAAAGTCCAGTGCTATGCCAGGATCTTCCACTGTCAACCCTGGCCTGAAGAAGACAACCAACAGTGAGTTTCTCAGTGATGTTGGCTCTCCCATCATGGGTACATTTCTTAGCGAGGGGAGTGTCCCCTCCTGGAGAATACACTCAGGTAGTGGGTTTGCATGTCTTCATTCCAATATTCTCTTTTTCCTGAGCCTTCTCACCCCTTTCTCATTACTCTGCCAATTAAGTTCCAGCAAATCCACCTCAACTAACTGAGCCATTGTGAATCCAGGCTTTATGGAGTCATCCCAGCTAACTATTAGGACTGGTAAACACTGAATTTTATTAGGACAGTATTAAGACTTGCTAGACACTAAATTCCAACTTATGGATGAGTTGCCCATTTCAACAAATTTCTCCTGCTTagtttaaaattccatttccacTTGAGGGTCCAACACCCTCAAGATCTACCCCCACAGATGTTCCTCTGGTTCTTGCTTGATGTGTTCATGATCTGGACTTACTACCTGCCTTAAAGCCATCTATGGCTTTCACAGAATCCCTTAAAATGATAGTTTGCTGCCCCGAACCTATCAAGGGGTTCAGTGCCATCGTAAGTAGCTGACGGCTGCAAAAGTACTATAATTATCATTACCCCCATTTGATCAGTTGCAGTAGCGAATTGATATCCCTAAGCTTACCCTAAGTAGGGTAAGAAACTACAAGGAGGAGTATTGGCAAGCTGGCTATGACTTCAGAATAAATATGGCTGGTTGCCCAGCCTTGTGGGACATTTCCAGAGAGGCCAAATAAAATGACTGCATTTCAGCACAATCCATTAGGGGAAGGAAAGACAGGTAAATATCTGCTGACTCCTTTCTATCTCGTGCCTTTCATTGTTGAATTCTGCCTCCTTAGGATGTTAACTTTCTCACTTTCCAGCTATGTTATGCAGCCTTTCCCAGCTCCCCAGAGGAAGCCAGAGCCTCTGTGGATCCCATCTGACAAGTGTTCAGATGTTCAGATGTGGTGATCTCTCCTTGTCAGCTGGAACTGTGCATGGAAACTTCCTAGTCcgtggtggtggcagtggctaTAGTAGTGGGGACGTAAAACTGTGGATCAGGTGTGATCCATTGCTGGGGCTGGAACACAAGGGAGACAACCTTGGTAGGGATGTTGGCAGGGCCGAAAAGAGATGGTGTATAAATTGGTTTCTGCTCAGCCAGTTAGTATATTTGTCAGGCCATTTGAACACCTATCAAAGGTCTACTGATAAGCACTTTCAATACTGAGgcctagaaattaaaaagaaaaaaggatttagCCAAATTCCTTGAGCTTATGAAGTTTACAAAACATTTTGTGAAACATACATATAAGTAGATAATGTAAGATAATGTGCTAAATGTAGTGATATATGCAAACATGGGGTAAGCAAGGAGCACAGAAAGGGGCAGCTAGTTCAGTTTGGGGGGACCGGTCAGAGAAAATTTCTGAGGCAGGACCGGCTTCATGGGCATACAACCAGTATCTCAGGGCCTCACGCTCAGAAGTGCTCATGCTTGgggtttaatgctctgtggtCACCTTTCGAAATTCTCAATATTGTAGCTTTATCCTTGAAATGTGTGTTTTGTAGGTGCGGTTCAGTGGGACAATGGGCATGTACCCGGGGCTTGGAGCCCCAGCTCCGTGCAGTCCCACCTTCCTCTGCTTCCCGGTCTCCACAGGAGGGGTTCTCAGCAGCCCATCCTCAGCCACTGGAGCCATGGGGCAGTGAACCTTGCCgggggaggcccgcgtactgccatcACCCTCCATCCCAGGCTGAGACCAGGCACAGGAGCAAGGAGGGTCAAGGTCAGGCTTGTGCCCCGCAGTGTCTTGGGGTGGGGCAAGGTGGCAGTTGTCCCTATCCTGCGCTGGCAGTTCCACGGGCTCATTGTCTAGGCAAATCATGAgggcctctctctcaccctcagTCCAGCTGCCAAGCGTGTCCCGTGCAGAGGCTACGATCCCTTGGCTTGGGACGACCAAACATGTGACAAGTAGATTGATTTCATCCACACTTTCATTTTGCACGGGGCCCAGAAAATTATGTGATCGGCCCTGCCTGGAGGTGATGATGCTGGAACTGATTCTTGAAGGATAAATAGGACTTTTCCTGGTGAAAGGGATGAGGAAGGAGCTGAAAGAGTCTCCTAAAAAGGGGGAATAACATAAACAAGTATGAGCATAAAATTATACCACACGTAAATATGACATAAAGcatgaaatgctttttttttttttttctgttttgaacaCCTTGGTGGATGGTGTTCCATTTCCTGAGATGGGGAGGAGAAGGTATGGGTAGGTCAGGGGAGAGTTCCATTTTGGCCATGTTAATTTGAGTTTTCTATTAGACATCTATTTGGAGAAGTCATGGTGACAAGTGTCTGGAGTGCCAGGCAGAGGTCAGGGCTGGATATAAGTTTGGGAATCTCTGGCACAGGTGGCTGAAAGCCATGGGATCAGGTGAGGTTGCCCAGGTAGAGAATGTAGATAGAGCAGAGAAGTGGACCTGGGACACCCTTATTTTAGATGATGAGCGGAAGAGGAGGACCCAGAAAAGGAGATTAGGGGCATCCAGTACAGAAGGGAGACACTTGGGAGAGTGTCATTGAAGAGGATGATGAAAGTGTTTTAAGAAGGAGGTCTGCACCTAATTTGAAAGCTTGAGGTAAATATTGGAAGCCAAGATATttcctataaaaatgttttcaggctTTCTTGAACAATGCGGAGGTCTGACAACACAGGGCCCACATTCTGCTTGGCAAAAACCAGCTGCCAGCCGACAGAGCCTGTACTCATCAGTGCGCGTGTGCTGTCCAtcctcccatcctcccacccaCTGCCTCTTGTCTCCCTCTTAGGGCTTGTCAGTCCACATTTATCGTCATGCTTACATTACTGAAAGTCCCACAGGAGAGAACTATTTCTCTGTGCGTCTCTCCATCAAAGCCACGAAAGCAAAAGATAGCCCAAAAGAGCTGTGTGTTTTAAGAGCAACATTGGAGAGGGCATGTTTCTCTGTGGAAGTGATGACTAGTCTAGGTgtttaataaggaaacaaagtcTCTTCAAAAGAAACATCTCTGCCTGTTTTACTCGATTAGAATCCATTACCTCCTTGTCTTCTGTAGGCTTTTGAGTTGACCCTACTCTAAATTCATTTGCAAATTCTGTTTCCAGAACAAATGTTTCTCAAATGTTTTCATCATGTTATTTTTCCTAGTCAGTTAACCGCAGTGAGTCCTGACTGTTGGTGTCCATATTTTCTGAGCACAGGGTATATTAACTGATTGAGGATGTGTTTCAAATCTAAATTCACACTTAGGAGCATTTGTCCACTGTCCTCTGCTGACTGTCCTCCCAGCTGCCAATTTGAAGTCAAGTGGTAGGTGTGACAAGGCCTCACATCACCAGTTCAAATTCTCCCCAAAAGACAATTTTCTATTCAACAAGGCAGTGTCTGTATGGCAGGAGCAGTTGCCTCTGGTCCCTTTGAGAGCCCTGGCCAGTAGGGAACTACAACCAGCCCCAGTGCTGGCGTGAGGGGTGTGGGCTCTACATCCTATGGTCTGAGCCTTCTTGTCATCCCTTCCCTGCCTTCAACTCTTCACCTTGCCACACATACCCTAGTCCATCACCTCCTGGTGACAGGAAGATCCTAATCCTGAGTATTGATCATATTAAGGCATAATAGTATTATAAATTGGAAGCTTCATCTCCCAGGAGAAGGGAAAACCAGTCTGTTGAGTCAAGTCTTTTCTTGCAAATTCATGGCAGTGGTTAAACCTTGTGATTAAAAACTTTACTTTGGGGCCAAACTGCTTGCCCTCAAATCCCATTTTTCCCATTTACATTTTaccatcatctgtaaaatgggaagaatagtaGACTAACCTCATATGTTGAGGATTATGTGAATTGACATATAAAGTCCTTGATTAATAGTGGCTGGTATATAGTAAAGGCTCAGATTTTTGCTGCTGTACTATAATTGCCTtaagataatgatgatgatatacTATTAGATCTTCTTTCCGtttagttcctgtgtaaccaCTGGGCTGATCAGTTTCTTTCTCCCTGGTGTACAactccgtttttgttttttttttttgcagaattttCTGACTTATGCACAATTCTTTATATTCACTCTTTCCTAGTTATAGAGGTGATGATAAATTTCTATTCATAATTTATAGACACATGCACACTTattagaagaaatagaatatattcaTCTATagagaaatacatatttatactttCTTATCAGAAATAGTAGAGGAGGGAAATCACTTATATATGTCAAAATCCTCACTTGTGTTCAGtcacatttttcttaaatcttccAAACCCTTCTTTAATCAGTTCTTTACTCCAAATTCCTTTCAATTCATGGGTTGAATAAGTGGTCATTTTGCATTGTTCTTCAGgctgtttgtgatttttttttacatctagtttcttatttccattttgctttgCACAGTGTGACCGCGGCATGTTTTGAACACAGTATGATTTCAGGGAGCCTAATCAATATTCcggatattttttacttttactccCTCAGTATATTCTCCATCTCCAGTTGCTGTTTCAGTGCATGTTTGTGTAATTCACTTTAAATAATgctttgaacttattttttttaacttttgaacttttcattttgagataatttaagACACAAAACAGTTGTAAAAATAGCACAAAGAATTCCTGCATACACTGCACCCATCCCTCCAAAaggttaacatcttacataaccacagtacaatgATCAGAAACAGGAAGTTAATATTGATACAGTACTATGAACTAATCTACAGTCTTATGCAGCTTTTATCAGTTGTCCCACTAATGACCTTTTTTTGGGGACCAGATTCCACTCAGTGATCCCATATTGCATTTAGTTGACATGTCTTCTTGGTCTCCCCCAATCTGTGAAAGTTCCTTAGCCTTTGTTTGTCCTGCATGGCCTTGATCtttttgaagagtactggccaGTTATTTTCTAGAATGTCCCTCTGTTTTGGTCtgtctgatattttctcatgattaaattCAGGTTATGCATTGTTGCAAAAATCCCACATACCTGACCCAATGCCACTTCCAGTTGGGAGTGCAGAGGCCTCTTCCACCGGCAAAGAAGGCTCATCAGAATTTAAGGGTTCGGTGTCTCCAGCTTCATCAGATTCTTCCCACATATCCCCATGGTAGCATGCAGGATCCCATTTTTTCCCCAGTCAATGCCCTCACTTTAACGGTAGACACTCTGTGAGACTGGGAGTCTAACCTGTAATTCAGTTAATCACAGGGTGAGATTCTTTTGATTTTCAGCAATCTCGGCCCTGCAGCTACAGGAGGCAAGAGTATTCCAAGGCATGTATAGAAGCTTTCAGCTCATTTATGTGGTGTCTGAGCTGGGAAATTGAATTCACCcatgaattcaattttttttatcacttttattttttttttatcctttttttttttttatcactttgtCCAGCAACATTAGGAGCAACCAGCCAACCTCATTATATTGGTATGTTAGATTTCCCAAAATGTTTGAAAGTATCATATACACAGTCACCCAACACCTTGCTTCTTATAAAGGATTGATTAGGAGTATCCAATGCAGATATTTTCTGTATCTCCATTGCCAGATCATGCCATGGACTATAAGTGCTCTCTTTACTATTGGATGCAGAGTCATTCTGCATCTTTAAATCTAATCAGATTCGACAGTCAATTCCAGAAGGCCAGAATCAATTCAGAAAACTCATCCTTAAAATTCTGTTCCTTTAGAACCACTCTCAGTACCAAAATATCTGTATT
This window harbors:
- the LOC115844878 gene encoding tropomyosin alpha-3 chain-like yields the protein MFCSSRPVTWRKGLSASHGSGGRKVAWEQAEAASLNCRIQLVEEELDRAQQRLATALQKLEEAEKAADDSERAMKVAENRALKEEEKMDLQEIQLEEAKHIAEEAGRKYEEVALRLVIIEGDLEGTEERAELAEYRCPETDEQIRLVDQKLKCLSAAEKKAETHAEFAERSQPSWKRQLKIWKIN